One Candida dubliniensis CD36 chromosome 1, complete sequence genomic region harbors:
- a CDS encoding chromatin structure remodeling complex subunit, putative (Similar to S. cerevisiae RSC1;~Similar to C. albicans RSC2), protein MSEREKKKLSTKLQSLFNGIYKIEDNGYLIHPTFQTLPLRSGTDYYKVVQNPLSLHAVGRKLKNLKYTDAQEFINDLALISWNARFYNHSKSVIYRQAQILKQYITDVVIPKLKSDKAISNGHSLIYPHIGDLPDDRDSDELSGFSFDKGDSTPGISGTSNAGSRRDEFEMSATPQADSMVALSKPLVSTGYTRSSFTTPTRPTRQKHKDNQIESGIRRGRPPIIDKPFETRIKLILKGFKKLRDNNGQPLTKHFEKLPEIKTHADYYERIAAPISLNEIRIKVRSRKYSSVELFINDLDLMFANAQLYYESDPYSEEFLDSQQFKKEAHLVIQTELSKSDKEIILATSSSSDGVLRYPLEVLDIGGYTYKIGNWVLVKNPADPERPIVGQIFRMWSTEDGKRYVNMCWYYRPEQTCHAVDRLFFLNEVCKTGQYRDHLVDDIVGPCYVIFLTRYQKGDLPEGVIPESAPWFICEFRYNENTHVFNRIRTWKACLPDEVREDPEQPLIPLKETRKLIKYESPIKGLLAPDAYKGMDIPDAIPGTANSPPVSGSVYIGAPLPNDDLGQYISSQNVVAVPEHDETKSGRRAFLFTPISQLKGGGGSTNTVYATGPAVPHGTISHVPAKPIADIPGLTPSVARNTNILMNREEKHQLPGSYKSLQEQIQENQAKKQQEQQLQQLQQQQHQQLYKKTSTPTPTSIAPTGTTFHTSMSTYSNLLVGGTLAYGLNENIGELGQFVNKKRKINNGRQDEEILFYRAPPLKLVGNKIITNSNFELGHSATYLAWKLKQNKST, encoded by the coding sequence ATGTCtgaaagagagaaaaagaagttaCTGACTAAATTGCAGTCTTTATTTAATGGGATTTATAAGATTGAAGATAACGgttatttaattcatcCTACTTTTCAAACCTTGCCATTGAGATCAGGTACCGACTATTACAAGGTTGTACAAAATCCTCTCTCACTTCACGCTGTGGGaagaaaattgaagaaCTTGAAATATACAGATGCTCAAGAATTCATCAATGACTTGGCGTTGATTTCGTGGAATGCTAGATTCTATAATCATTCAAAGTCCGTTATTTATCGACAAGCtcaaattttgaaacaGTACATCACCGACGTGGTAATTCCAAAATTGAAGAGTGATAAAGCAATCTCAAATGGACATTCTTTGATATATCCTCATATTGGAGACTTGCCTGATGATAGAGATAGCGATGAATTACTGGGATTTTCGTTTGACAAAGGAGACTCGACTCCTGGTATAAGTGGAACATCAAATGCTGGATCTAGAAGAGATGAGTTTGAAATGAGTGCAACTCCTCAAGCAGATTCAATGGTGGCATTATCAAAACCATTGGTGTCAACTGGGTATACTAGGCTGTCGTTCACTACCCCTACTCGTCCCACAAGACAAAAGCATAAGGATAACCAAATTGAAAGTGGTATTAGAAGAGGTCGTCCaccaattattgataaaccATTTGAAACCCGTATCAAGTTAATTTTGAAAGGGTTTAAGAAATTGCGTGATAACAATGGCCAACCATTGACCAAACATTTTGAAAAGCTCCCAGAGATAAAAACCCATGCTGACTATTATGAAAGGATTGCTGCACCTATTAGTTTGAATGAAATTAGAATCAAAGTTAGAAGTAGAAAATATTCATCGGTagaattgtttattaatgatttggatttgatgTTTGCTAATGCACAGCTTTATTATGAAAGTGATCCTTACAGTGAAGAGTTTTTAGACTCCcaacaatttaaaaaagaGGCTCACCTTGTGATTCAAACTGAATTGAGCAAATCAGATAAAGAAATCATACTTGCTACTTCGTCTTCGAGTGATGGTGTATTACGATACCCATTGGAAGTCTTGGATATTGGCGGGTACACATACAAAATTGGTAATTGGGTGTTGGTGAAGAACCCAGCCGACCCAGAGAGACCAATAGTAGGTCAGATTTTCCGTATGTGGTCCACTGAAGATGGTAAAAGGTATGTTAACATGTGTTGGTATTACCGCCCAGAGCAGACTTGCCATGCGGTAGACcgtttatttttcttgaatGAAGTTTGTAAAACTGGTCAATATAGAGATCATTtagttgatgatattgttggCCCTTGCtatgttatttttttaactaGATATCAAAAGGGTGACTTGCCAGAAGGTGTTATACCGGAATCTGCTCCATGGTTTATTTGCGAATTCCGATACAATGAGAACACACATGTATTCAATCGTATTAGAACTTGGAAAGCATGTTTGCCAGATGAGGTTAGAGAAGATCCTGAACAGCCTTTGATTCCATTAAAGGAGACGagaaaattgatcaaatatGAATCTCCAATTAAGGGATTGTTGGCTCCTGATGCTTATAAAGGTATGGATATTCCTGACGCTATCCCTGGTACAGCTAATTCGCCGCCAGTATCAGGGTCGGTGTATATTGGTGCTCCATTACcaaatgatgatttggGGCAATATATATCCAGTCAaaatgttgttgctgttcCCGAACATGATGAAACAAAAAGCGGTCGTCGTGCATTCTTATTCACGCCAATTTCACAATTAAAAGGTGGAGGTGGTTCCACAAATACTGTATATGCAACTGGCCCAGCAGTACCTCATGGAACTATCAGCCATGTCCCAGCAAAACCTATTGCTGACATTCCTGGCTTGACTCCTCTGGTGGCACGCAATACCAACATTTTAATGAATCGTGAAGAAAAACATCAATTACCAGGAAGTTATAAACTGTTACAAGAACAAATACAAGAAAACCAAGCTAAAAagcaacaagaacaacaattacaacaattgcaacaacagcaacatcaacaattgtATAAAAAGACATCtacaccaacaccaacaagTATTGCGCCAACGGGGACTACATTTCATACATCGATGTCAACATATTCTAATCTTTTAGTTGGAGGGACTCTTGCTTATGGATTGAATGAAAACATAGGAGAATTGGGTCAATTTGTaaataagaaaagaaaaattaataatggaagacaagatgaagaaattttattttatagaGCACCACCACTCAAATTAGTGGGGAACAAAATCATCACCAATTCGAATTTTGAATTGGGACATTCAGCTACTTATTTAGCatggaaattgaaacaaaataaatcaacttGA
- a CDS encoding conserved hypothetical protein (spliced gene): MARGNQRELARAKNLKKQQEAQKAQKQGDKNKRMETDAEKMRAKQAAADARKAAEALAKAQKK, translated from the exons atggCTAGAGGAAACCAAAGAGAATTAGCTAGAGctaaaaatttaaaaaagcAACAGGAAGCACAAAAAGCTCAGAAACAGGGAGATAAAAACAAGAGAATGGAGACTGATGCTGAAAAGATGAGAGCCAAGCAAGCAGCAG CTGACGCCAGAAAAGCCGCCGAAGCTTTGGCAAAGGCTCaaaagaaatga
- a CDS encoding GAT complex ATPase subunit, involved in resistance to heat and metal stress, putative (Similar to S. cerevisiae GET3) has protein sequence MDFDLEPSLEELIKQDTLKWIFVGGKGGVGKTTTSSSIAVQLALQHPNDEFLLISTDPAHNLSDAFCQKFGKDARKVEGLSNLSCMEIDPEAAMSDLQQQAQQYNNDPNDPLKSIMNDMTGSIPGIDEALSFMEVLKHIKNQKVNESDDSTDKISYRTIIFDTAPTGHTLRFLQLPSTLQKLLGKFQQLSGKLGPMMSMLGGGGQGQQDMFAKLNEVQKNVEEVNEQFTNPDLTTFVCVCISEFLSLYETERMIQELMSYQMDVNSIVVNQLLFADDDENPCKRCVARWKMQKKYLDQMAELYEDYHLVKMPLLGSEIRGVENLKRFSKFLIKPYDPKVDRAIITEMKEQ, from the coding sequence ATGGACTTTGACTTAGAACCTTCTttagaagaattaattaagCAAGATACTTTGAAGTGGATATTTGTTGGTGGGAAAGGTGGTGTTGGTAAAACCACCACATCATCTTCCATTGCAGTTCAATTGGCTTTGCAACATCCCAACGATgaatttttattgatttcaacTGATCCAGCCCATAACTTATCTGATGCATTTTGCcaaaaatttggaaaagaCGCAAGAAAAGTTGAAGGATTGTCCAACTTGTCATGTATGGAAATTGACCCTGAAGCTGCCATGAGtgatttacaacaacaagctCAACAATACAATAACGATCCAAATGATCCATTGAAAAGCATTATGAATGATATGACCGGGTCGATTCCAGGTATCGATGAAGCCTTGTCTTTTATGGAAGTCTTAAAACACatcaaaaaccaaaaagtGAACGAGCTGGATGATTCCACAGACAAGATTTCCTATAGAAcaattatatttgataCTGCCCCAACTGGACATACATTACGTTTCTTGCAATTACCATCGACATTGCAAAAGTTATTAGGCAAGTTTCAGCAGTTGTCAGGGAAATTGGGTCCAATGATGAGCATGCTTGGTGGAGGTGGCCAGGGACAACAAGATATGTTTGCTAAGTTGAACGAAGTGCAAAAAAATGTCGAGGAAGTCAATGAGCAATTCACCAACCCTGACTTGACGACTTTTGTTTGTGTTTGTATCTCCGAATTTCTTTCGCTTTATGAAACTGAAAGAATGATTCAAGAATTGATGTCTTACCAGATGGATGTGAACTCAATTGTGgtcaatcaattgttgtttgcAGATGATGACGAAAACCCATGTAAAAGATGTGTGGCAAGATGGAAAATgcaaaagaaatatttggaCCAAATGGCCGAATTATATGAAGATTACCATTTGGTGAAAATGCCTTTGTTAGGTTCTGAAATCAGAGGTGTTGAGAATTTGAAGAGGTTTTCAAAATTCTTGATCAAACCATATGATCCAAAAGTTGATCGTGCAATCATAACAGAAATGAAAGAGCAATAA
- a CDS encoding NAD-dependent histone deacetylase SIR2-like, putative (Similar to Homo sapiens SIRT5), which produces MNKQLKEFQEYLPKCRKIIALVGAGLSVSSGLPTFRGSQGLWKNFNMIDLATPDAFYIDPGLVWQFYSWRRYGALRAKPNKGHYALNKLSQKFNSDEYITITQNVDGLSSRSGHNLDSLYEIHGSLFDLKCTSFMCNYVDHNNFKQPLTKALEDTEFEYSNLNPRKRPLNDNDSNSSVDISLSPQFNQVKTISEKDLPLCPVCHDLLRPGVVWFGESLPLNLITEIDNFVESDPSVDLILVIGTSGTVYPANSYVERVRLKGGKVAIFNTDIEENILNSKVKDTWGFKGDAAELLPIALKPLIGDI; this is translated from the coding sequence atgaataaacaattgaagGAATTCCAAGAATACCTACCCAAATGTCGGAAAATTATTGCATTAGTAGGTGCCGGACTTTCTGTATCTTCAGGATTACCGACATTTAGAGGCTCACAGGGTTTAtggaaaaatttcaatatgaTAGATTTAGCTACTCCAGATGCATTTTATATTGATCCAGGGTTAGTTTGGCAATTTTATTCATGGAGACGATATGGTGCATTAAGAGCCAAACCAAATAAGGGACATTATGCCttgaataaattatctcaaaaattcaattctgaTGAATATATCACCATTACACAAAATGTTGATGGATTACTGAGTCGAAGTGGTCATAATCTTGATAGTTTATATGAGATTCATGgatcattatttgatttgaaatgtACTAGTTTTATGTGTAATTATGTTgatcataataattttaaacaaCCATTGACTAAAGCATTGGAGGATActgaatttgaatataGTAATTTGAATCCCAGAAAACGTCCTCTTAATGATAACGATAGCAATAGCAGTGTTGATATTTCATTATCACCACAATTCAATCAAGTGAAAACAATACTGGAGAAAGATTTACCATTGTGTCCTGTTTGTCATGACTTGTTGCGACCAGGAGTAGTTTGGTTTGGTGAATCATTAcctttgaatttgattacTGAAATAGATAATTTTGTTGAGCTGGACCCATCagttgatttgattttggttaTCGGAACTAGTGGTACCGTTTATCCTGCCAATAGTTATGTTGAGAGAGTGAGGTTGAAAGGTGGGAAAGTTGCAATATTCAATActgatattgaagaaaacaTTCTCAATAGTAAAGTCAAAGATACTTGGGGGTTTAAAGGTGATGCTGCAGAATTGTTACCTATTGCATTAAAGCCATTGATTGGTGACATATAG
- a CDS encoding carboxymethylenebutenolidase, putative — protein sequence MLIEESFHDVKTADGTTMRIYVYHPKIPNYPKVKFPGVLVYSEIYQVTGPVSRFAKDIAGQGFIVACPSSYHNFVGPEPLAYDVEGTDIGNQYKIEKELKSYDEDTNLTIEYLLSLPTCNDKLGATGMCLGGHLAYRAALDPRVQATVCFFATDIHSKSLGKGKNDDSLERCGEIKGEIILIFGCKDNHVPLEGRDLIRSELRKKNVEMTFIEINDAQHAFVRDEFSKGRYDPATTKLCSEWLFELFNRKLKLDYGDHDGKDVVIENVC from the coding sequence ATGTTAATCGAAGAATCCTTTCATGATGTGAAAACTGCAGATGGTACAACTATGCGTATTTACGTTTACCATCCTAAAATCCCCAATTACCCAAAAGTGAAATTCCCAGGGGTTCTTGTGTACAGTGAAATTTATCAAGTTACTGGACCAGTTTCTAGATTTGCCAAGGATATTGCTGGTCAAGGGTTTATTGTTGCATGTCCATCCAGTTATCATAATTTTGTTGGTCCCGAGCCATTGGCATACGATGTTGAAGGTACCGACATTGGTAACCAATACaagattgaaaaagaattgaagtCTTATGATGAAGATACCAATTTGACAATAGAGTATTTATTAAGCTTACCAACTTGCAATGATAAATTGGGAGCTACTGGTATGTGTCTTGGAGGCCATTTGGCATACAGAGCGGCATTGGACCCCAGAGTCCAAGCTACAGTGTGCTTTTTTGCCACTGACATCCATTCAAAGTCTTtaggaaaaggaaaaaatgatgattcatTGGAAAGGTGTGGTGAAATTAAAGGTGAAAtcattttaatttttggaTGCAAGGACAACCATGTTCCTTTGGAAGGTAGAGATTTGATTAGAAGCGAGTTAAGGAAGAAGAATGTTGAAATGACTTTTATTGAGATTAATGATGCTCAACATGCATTTGTTAGAGATGAGTTCAGCAAAGGGAGATATGACCCCGCAACCACCAAATTATGTTCCGAATGGTTGTTTGAATTATTCAATcgtaaattgaaattggattATGGTGACCATGATGGTAAGGAtgttgttattgaaaatgtatGCTAA